CCTGTAGCAGTGGCGACATCGGATATCGCTTATGTGAGGTTTCATGGCAGGAACAGAGAAAAATGGTGGAATCACAAGGAGGCGTGGGAAAGATACAACTATGATTATTCAGATGATGAACTTGTCGAGTGGATACCTAAATTAAAAGAGCTTGAAAAAAATACAAAA
This genomic interval from Candidatus Schekmanbacteria bacterium contains the following:
- a CDS encoding DUF72 domain-containing protein translates to PVAVATSDIAYVRFHGRNREKWWNHKEAWERYNYDYSDDELVEWIPKLKELEKNTKETLVYFNNHYRGNAVKNAKRLKKLLQEE